A DNA window from Oncorhynchus tshawytscha isolate Ot180627B linkage group LG13, Otsh_v2.0, whole genome shotgun sequence contains the following coding sequences:
- the LOC112264779 gene encoding E3 ubiquitin-protein ligase RING2-A isoform X4: MATPVNIQNPSKTWELSLYELHRSPQEAIMDGTEIAVSPRSLHSELMCPICLDMLKNTMTTKECLHRFCSDCIVTALRSGNKECPTCRKKLVSRRSLRRDSNFDALISKIYPSRDEYEAHQDRVLERLNRLHNKQALSSSIEEGLRMQALHRRPRAQRVRKPAQESDNTTFSGGEDNGDARSHLSHDSAPSHAPLPPSHTPSEAGPSRNPKRPRVSDESGPEVDGGSPTAPLRHHKEGPGSEIELVFRPHPLLVNTQDYSQTRYVKTTANATVDHLSKYLALRIALEERQRDSQSDAAMEKGKEGVEAGAKGEKSAGGASLKNVSEKQYTIYITTSGGQFSTLNGSLTLELVNEKYWKVRKPLELYYAPTKDQPLQPSQPPQQKSPQPKEG; encoded by the exons ATGGCGACTCCAGTCAACATCCAAAACCCCAGTAAGACGTGGGAGCTGAGTTTGTATGAACTGCACAGGAGCCCACAG GAGGCGATCATGGACGGCACAGAGATAGCGGTGTCCCCCCGGAGCCTCCACAGTGAGCTGATGTGCCCCATCTGTCTGGACATGTTGAAGAACACAATGACCACCAAGGAGTGCCTGCACCGCTTCTGCTCCGACTGCATCGTCACTGCACTCCGATCAGG gaACAAGGAATGCCCCACGTGCCGAAAGAAGCTTGTGTCGAGACGCTCGCTCCGCCGCGACTCCAACTTTGACGCCCTCATCTCCAAGATCTACCCCAGCCGCGACGAGTACGAGGCCCACCAGGACCGGGTGCTGGAGAGACTCAACCGGCTGCACAACAAGCAGGCCCTCAGCTCCAGCATTGAGGAGGGGCTGCGCATGCAGGCTCTGCACAG ACGCCCCAGAGCACAGCGAGTGCGCAAACCGGCGCAGGAGAGCGACAACACCACCTTCAGCGGCGGCGAGGACAACGGGGATGCACGGTCACACCTCTCCCACGACTCTGCGCCTTCCCACGCGCCCCTCCCCCCGAGCCACACACCCTCTGAGGCCGGGCCCAGCCGGAACCCTAAGCGGCCCAGGGTGTCAGATGAGTCAGGCCCGGAGGTGGATGGGGGCAGCCCCACGGCCCCGCTCCGGCACCACAAAGAGGGCCCTGGCTCAGAGATAGAGCTGGTTTTCCGTCCGCACCCCCTGCTGGTCAACACACAGGACTACAGCCAGACCAG ATATGTGAAGACCACAGCCAACGCCACAGTGGACCACCTGTCTAAGTACCTGGCTCTGCGTATCGCTCTGGAGGAGAGGCAAAGAGACAGCCAATCCGATGCAGCGAtggagaaggggaaagagggagtggaGGCAGGGGCTAAAGGAGAGAAATCAGCAGGAGGGGCCAGCCTGAAGAACGTCAGTGAGAAGCAATACACCATCTACATCACCACATCAGGGGGACAGTTCTCT ACTCTGAACGGCTCCCTGACTTTAGAGCTGGTGAATGAGAAGTACTGGAAGGTCAGAAAGCCTCTGGAGCTTTACTATGCCCCCACCAAGGACCAACCTCTTCAACCATCACAGCCACCGCAGCAGAAGTCCCCACAGCCcaaagaggggtga
- the LOC112264779 gene encoding E3 ubiquitin-protein ligase RING2-A isoform X1, with the protein MHPLLSTQASDSELTSSVSASHFRLYKMEGSIKHKMATPVNIQNPSKTWELSLYELHRSPQEAIMDGTEIAVSPRSLHSELMCPICLDMLKNTMTTKECLHRFCSDCIVTALRSGNKECPTCRKKLVSRRSLRRDSNFDALISKIYPSRDEYEAHQDRVLERLNRLHNKQALSSSIEEGLRMQALHRRPRAQRVRKPAQESDNTTFSGGEDNGDARSHLSHDSAPSHAPLPPSHTPSEAGPSRNPKRPRVSDESGPEVDGGSPTAPLRHHKEGPGSEIELVFRPHPLLVNTQDYSQTRYVKTTANATVDHLSKYLALRIALEERQRDSQSDAAMEKGKEGVEAGAKGEKSAGGASLKNVSEKQYTIYITTSGGQFSTLNGSLTLELVNEKYWKVRKPLELYYAPTKDQPLQPSQPPQQKSPQPKEG; encoded by the exons ATGCATCCACTGTTGTCCACGCAGGCCTCAGACTCCGAATTGACCTCCAGCGTCTCGGCCTCTCATTTCCGCCTTTACAAAAT GGAGGGGTCTATAAAACACAAAATGGCGACTCCAGTCAACATCCAAAACCCCAGTAAGACGTGGGAGCTGAGTTTGTATGAACTGCACAGGAGCCCACAG GAGGCGATCATGGACGGCACAGAGATAGCGGTGTCCCCCCGGAGCCTCCACAGTGAGCTGATGTGCCCCATCTGTCTGGACATGTTGAAGAACACAATGACCACCAAGGAGTGCCTGCACCGCTTCTGCTCCGACTGCATCGTCACTGCACTCCGATCAGG gaACAAGGAATGCCCCACGTGCCGAAAGAAGCTTGTGTCGAGACGCTCGCTCCGCCGCGACTCCAACTTTGACGCCCTCATCTCCAAGATCTACCCCAGCCGCGACGAGTACGAGGCCCACCAGGACCGGGTGCTGGAGAGACTCAACCGGCTGCACAACAAGCAGGCCCTCAGCTCCAGCATTGAGGAGGGGCTGCGCATGCAGGCTCTGCACAG ACGCCCCAGAGCACAGCGAGTGCGCAAACCGGCGCAGGAGAGCGACAACACCACCTTCAGCGGCGGCGAGGACAACGGGGATGCACGGTCACACCTCTCCCACGACTCTGCGCCTTCCCACGCGCCCCTCCCCCCGAGCCACACACCCTCTGAGGCCGGGCCCAGCCGGAACCCTAAGCGGCCCAGGGTGTCAGATGAGTCAGGCCCGGAGGTGGATGGGGGCAGCCCCACGGCCCCGCTCCGGCACCACAAAGAGGGCCCTGGCTCAGAGATAGAGCTGGTTTTCCGTCCGCACCCCCTGCTGGTCAACACACAGGACTACAGCCAGACCAG ATATGTGAAGACCACAGCCAACGCCACAGTGGACCACCTGTCTAAGTACCTGGCTCTGCGTATCGCTCTGGAGGAGAGGCAAAGAGACAGCCAATCCGATGCAGCGAtggagaaggggaaagagggagtggaGGCAGGGGCTAAAGGAGAGAAATCAGCAGGAGGGGCCAGCCTGAAGAACGTCAGTGAGAAGCAATACACCATCTACATCACCACATCAGGGGGACAGTTCTCT ACTCTGAACGGCTCCCTGACTTTAGAGCTGGTGAATGAGAAGTACTGGAAGGTCAGAAAGCCTCTGGAGCTTTACTATGCCCCCACCAAGGACCAACCTCTTCAACCATCACAGCCACCGCAGCAGAAGTCCCCACAGCCcaaagaggggtga
- the LOC112264779 gene encoding E3 ubiquitin-protein ligase RING2-A isoform X3: MEGSIKHKMATPVNIQNPSKTWELSLYELHRSPQEAIMDGTEIAVSPRSLHSELMCPICLDMLKNTMTTKECLHRFCSDCIVTALRSGNKECPTCRKKLVSRRSLRRDSNFDALISKIYPSRDEYEAHQDRVLERLNRLHNKQALSSSIEEGLRMQALHRRPRAQRVRKPAQESDNTTFSGGEDNGDARSHLSHDSAPSHAPLPPSHTPSEAGPSRNPKRPRVSDESGPEVDGGSPTAPLRHHKEGPGSEIELVFRPHPLLVNTQDYSQTRYVKTTANATVDHLSKYLALRIALEERQRDSQSDAAMEKGKEGVEAGAKGEKSAGGASLKNVSEKQYTIYITTSGGQFSTLNGSLTLELVNEKYWKVRKPLELYYAPTKDQPLQPSQPPQQKSPQPKEG; this comes from the exons AT GGAGGGGTCTATAAAACACAAAATGGCGACTCCAGTCAACATCCAAAACCCCAGTAAGACGTGGGAGCTGAGTTTGTATGAACTGCACAGGAGCCCACAG GAGGCGATCATGGACGGCACAGAGATAGCGGTGTCCCCCCGGAGCCTCCACAGTGAGCTGATGTGCCCCATCTGTCTGGACATGTTGAAGAACACAATGACCACCAAGGAGTGCCTGCACCGCTTCTGCTCCGACTGCATCGTCACTGCACTCCGATCAGG gaACAAGGAATGCCCCACGTGCCGAAAGAAGCTTGTGTCGAGACGCTCGCTCCGCCGCGACTCCAACTTTGACGCCCTCATCTCCAAGATCTACCCCAGCCGCGACGAGTACGAGGCCCACCAGGACCGGGTGCTGGAGAGACTCAACCGGCTGCACAACAAGCAGGCCCTCAGCTCCAGCATTGAGGAGGGGCTGCGCATGCAGGCTCTGCACAG ACGCCCCAGAGCACAGCGAGTGCGCAAACCGGCGCAGGAGAGCGACAACACCACCTTCAGCGGCGGCGAGGACAACGGGGATGCACGGTCACACCTCTCCCACGACTCTGCGCCTTCCCACGCGCCCCTCCCCCCGAGCCACACACCCTCTGAGGCCGGGCCCAGCCGGAACCCTAAGCGGCCCAGGGTGTCAGATGAGTCAGGCCCGGAGGTGGATGGGGGCAGCCCCACGGCCCCGCTCCGGCACCACAAAGAGGGCCCTGGCTCAGAGATAGAGCTGGTTTTCCGTCCGCACCCCCTGCTGGTCAACACACAGGACTACAGCCAGACCAG ATATGTGAAGACCACAGCCAACGCCACAGTGGACCACCTGTCTAAGTACCTGGCTCTGCGTATCGCTCTGGAGGAGAGGCAAAGAGACAGCCAATCCGATGCAGCGAtggagaaggggaaagagggagtggaGGCAGGGGCTAAAGGAGAGAAATCAGCAGGAGGGGCCAGCCTGAAGAACGTCAGTGAGAAGCAATACACCATCTACATCACCACATCAGGGGGACAGTTCTCT ACTCTGAACGGCTCCCTGACTTTAGAGCTGGTGAATGAGAAGTACTGGAAGGTCAGAAAGCCTCTGGAGCTTTACTATGCCCCCACCAAGGACCAACCTCTTCAACCATCACAGCCACCGCAGCAGAAGTCCCCACAGCCcaaagaggggtga
- the LOC112264779 gene encoding E3 ubiquitin-protein ligase RING2-A isoform X2: MHPLLSTQASDSELTSSVSASHFRLYKMEGSIKHKMATPVNIQNPSKTWELSLYELHRSPQEAIMDGTEIAVSPRSLHSELMCPICLDMLKNTMTTKECLHRFCSDCIVTALRSGNKECPTCRKKLVSRRSLRRDSNFDALISKIYPSRDEYEAHQDRVLERLNRLHNKQALSSSIEEGLRMQALHRAQRVRKPAQESDNTTFSGGEDNGDARSHLSHDSAPSHAPLPPSHTPSEAGPSRNPKRPRVSDESGPEVDGGSPTAPLRHHKEGPGSEIELVFRPHPLLVNTQDYSQTRYVKTTANATVDHLSKYLALRIALEERQRDSQSDAAMEKGKEGVEAGAKGEKSAGGASLKNVSEKQYTIYITTSGGQFSTLNGSLTLELVNEKYWKVRKPLELYYAPTKDQPLQPSQPPQQKSPQPKEG, encoded by the exons ATGCATCCACTGTTGTCCACGCAGGCCTCAGACTCCGAATTGACCTCCAGCGTCTCGGCCTCTCATTTCCGCCTTTACAAAAT GGAGGGGTCTATAAAACACAAAATGGCGACTCCAGTCAACATCCAAAACCCCAGTAAGACGTGGGAGCTGAGTTTGTATGAACTGCACAGGAGCCCACAG GAGGCGATCATGGACGGCACAGAGATAGCGGTGTCCCCCCGGAGCCTCCACAGTGAGCTGATGTGCCCCATCTGTCTGGACATGTTGAAGAACACAATGACCACCAAGGAGTGCCTGCACCGCTTCTGCTCCGACTGCATCGTCACTGCACTCCGATCAGG gaACAAGGAATGCCCCACGTGCCGAAAGAAGCTTGTGTCGAGACGCTCGCTCCGCCGCGACTCCAACTTTGACGCCCTCATCTCCAAGATCTACCCCAGCCGCGACGAGTACGAGGCCCACCAGGACCGGGTGCTGGAGAGACTCAACCGGCTGCACAACAAGCAGGCCCTCAGCTCCAGCATTGAGGAGGGGCTGCGCATGCAGGCTCTGCACAG AGCACAGCGAGTGCGCAAACCGGCGCAGGAGAGCGACAACACCACCTTCAGCGGCGGCGAGGACAACGGGGATGCACGGTCACACCTCTCCCACGACTCTGCGCCTTCCCACGCGCCCCTCCCCCCGAGCCACACACCCTCTGAGGCCGGGCCCAGCCGGAACCCTAAGCGGCCCAGGGTGTCAGATGAGTCAGGCCCGGAGGTGGATGGGGGCAGCCCCACGGCCCCGCTCCGGCACCACAAAGAGGGCCCTGGCTCAGAGATAGAGCTGGTTTTCCGTCCGCACCCCCTGCTGGTCAACACACAGGACTACAGCCAGACCAG ATATGTGAAGACCACAGCCAACGCCACAGTGGACCACCTGTCTAAGTACCTGGCTCTGCGTATCGCTCTGGAGGAGAGGCAAAGAGACAGCCAATCCGATGCAGCGAtggagaaggggaaagagggagtggaGGCAGGGGCTAAAGGAGAGAAATCAGCAGGAGGGGCCAGCCTGAAGAACGTCAGTGAGAAGCAATACACCATCTACATCACCACATCAGGGGGACAGTTCTCT ACTCTGAACGGCTCCCTGACTTTAGAGCTGGTGAATGAGAAGTACTGGAAGGTCAGAAAGCCTCTGGAGCTTTACTATGCCCCCACCAAGGACCAACCTCTTCAACCATCACAGCCACCGCAGCAGAAGTCCCCACAGCCcaaagaggggtga